Proteins co-encoded in one bacterium genomic window:
- a CDS encoding AI-2E family transporter, whose amino-acid sequence MERPALSPIERWLRMTMGLVVVAASAYLLFRLRFVLVTVAIAAMLAYALLPLVDWVARVHIAGRPAPRVLAALFVFVVVGVVLTGVFRVAARPVAVESSRFVQNAQQYRDQVSAFLTNTRATVRRGLPPPAQVRFDQAIDQAGTLAVTAAGRMLQAATRWLTHLVELVLIPILAFYFLVDLPSLSRELLGFLPVPWRSVTLRAGRHADRIVAGYVRGQILLMLISGIVVWAGLTVLGAPFPLLLGIVAGLTRAIPIVGPVLGAIPIVGVTLLHSPNTAVAVLTFFIVLQLVESKFILPQVIGHELRLHAATILLALLIGNALFGLMGMFLAPPAAAFVKSLREMADEGEIGPGGLGGKIEATPVAAGRT is encoded by the coding sequence GTGGAACGTCCGGCGTTGAGCCCGATCGAGCGGTGGCTCCGCATGACGATGGGACTGGTCGTCGTTGCGGCGTCCGCCTACCTCCTGTTTCGCCTCCGCTTCGTCCTGGTGACGGTGGCCATCGCGGCGATGCTGGCGTACGCGCTTCTGCCGCTCGTCGATTGGGTGGCGCGCGTCCACATCGCCGGTCGCCCCGCGCCGCGCGTCCTGGCCGCCCTGTTCGTGTTCGTCGTCGTGGGTGTGGTGCTGACCGGCGTGTTCCGTGTGGCGGCCCGACCCGTGGCGGTCGAGTCCAGCCGGTTCGTCCAAAATGCGCAGCAGTACCGAGACCAGGTGTCGGCGTTCCTCACTAATACTCGCGCGACCGTCCGCCGCGGCCTCCCGCCGCCGGCCCAAGTGAGATTCGATCAGGCCATCGATCAGGCCGGAACCCTGGCGGTCACCGCGGCGGGGCGGATGCTGCAGGCGGCGACACGGTGGCTCACGCACCTGGTTGAGCTCGTGTTGATCCCGATCCTCGCCTTTTACTTTCTCGTCGATCTGCCGTCCCTCAGCCGTGAACTGCTCGGATTTCTGCCGGTGCCGTGGCGCAGCGTGACCCTGCGCGCCGGCCGGCACGCGGACCGTATCGTCGCTGGGTACGTGCGCGGGCAGATTCTCTTGATGCTGATCTCCGGGATCGTCGTATGGGCCGGACTCACTGTCCTCGGCGCGCCCTTTCCGCTGCTGCTCGGCATCGTCGCCGGCCTGACGCGTGCGATTCCGATCGTCGGGCCGGTCTTGGGTGCGATCCCGATCGTCGGGGTGACCCTGCTGCACTCGCCCAACACAGCCGTGGCGGTGTTGACCTTCTTCATCGTGCTGCAACTTGTCGAATCGAAGTTCATCCTCCCGCAAGTCATCGGACACGAACTCCGGCTCCATGCCGCGACGATCCTATTGGCCCTGCTGATCGGGAACGCCCTGTTCGGACTCATGGGGATGTTCCTGGCACCGCCGGCCGCGGCGTTCGTGAAGAGCCTCCGCGAGATGGCCGACGAGGGCGAGATCGGACCGGGCGGCCTGGGCGGAAAGATCGAAGCCACGCCGGTCGCGGCGGGGCGTACGTAG
- a CDS encoding iron-sulfur cluster assembly protein — translation MITRDQVIDVLKTCYDPEIPVNIWDLGLIYDITIVEGVVDIKMTLTAMGCAMGPQLIADIQSKMLTLEDIEDCKVDMVWTPPWSPERLSDDGRLQLQAMGFAV, via the coding sequence ATGATCACGCGCGATCAGGTCATCGACGTCTTGAAAACCTGCTACGACCCGGAGATCCCGGTGAACATCTGGGATCTCGGGCTCATCTACGACATCACGATCGTTGAAGGCGTCGTGGACATCAAGATGACGCTCACGGCGATGGGCTGCGCGATGGGCCCCCAATTGATCGCGGACATCCAGTCCAAGATGCTCACTCTCGAGGACATCGAGGACTGCAAGGTGGACATGGTGTGGACTCCGCCGTGGTCTCCCGAGCGTCTCAGCGATGACGGTCGACTGCAGCTCCAGGCCATGGGGTTCGCCGTCTGA
- a CDS encoding UPF0182 family protein — MTIRRVLLVVLVGLLVAMPALARWYTEWLWFGEVGYRVVFWTPIVSRVAIALMAGLSVFLILYVNLRLLLRLRPVPRVIELRAAGGRAYRQIVTRLHPGRVTALGAAAVGVVAGVVASQSWLAFQVLIHQVPFGVRDPVLGMDVAFYVFTLPVLQMIYAWLFGWLLVALVVVAIGYYLDLAPLAMRGVWAVPKGVRGHLSVLLGLLALLQAGGFWLQTYGLLLAQRGVVFGAGYTDVHATLPALRLLSVLSAVVGVLLLLSSRMRTFRPAVVALVVLAAAWLVGVQFYPGFVQQFNVAPNELRRETPYIQSSIDATLRAYGLDKAQEKQFPASANLEPAAVIANQSVLDNVRLWDDRPLLRTYSQLQSLRLYYTFTSVGIDRYRVGGREQQVMLAAREMDISRVPSDARTWVNDHLVFTHGYGLVMNPVNRISAEGLPEFYIKDIPPQSVIGQRVTRPELYYGLLATPYVVVHTRTKELDYPQGDRNAYASYAGSGGVPIGGPLSRLGFTYRFGALPLSLSADITPDSRIMFHRAVPERVAHIAPFLTFDHDPYLVLAGGRLFWIVDGYTTSAAYPYSQSAGEINYIRNSVKAVVDAYDGTTRFYVADPTDPIIQTYARVFPGVFVPLSTMPRTLLAHLRYPVDLFTVQAQIFATFHMRDPQVFYNREDLWAVPNELFAGAAQPLTPYYVNLKLDRSSGDEFTLILPFTPSGKDNMVAWMAARSDPPNYGHLLIYRFPKDRTVFGPMQIEARVDQDPTISSQLTLWNQQGSQVIRGNLLVVPIANALLYIEPLYLQASGSALPELKRVIVAYGTRIAMESTLDEALARIFGVPSEESASAAPPSGPLGSGPPVGAAGSNGAASAAPSTAGAAARPAAPSAPGAAAGAAAHPGGTPSQGAASSAATPPATTPSLPAAPSAATPPVATPPQGAVSSAATPSGGASKRGPTGGPSGVGSPRVAAPAAPSGGASQRIFTERVAALVAQANVHYARAQEALRAGDYPTYGREIGALGRVLDELRQVTGAP; from the coding sequence ATGACGATTCGCCGCGTGCTGCTCGTCGTGCTGGTTGGCCTGCTCGTGGCCATGCCCGCGCTCGCCCGCTGGTACACCGAGTGGCTGTGGTTCGGCGAGGTCGGGTACCGGGTGGTGTTCTGGACGCCGATTGTCTCCCGCGTGGCCATTGCGCTGATGGCCGGCCTCAGCGTCTTTCTCATCCTCTACGTCAACCTGCGTTTGCTGCTGCGGCTGCGTCCGGTGCCGCGGGTGATCGAGCTGCGGGCCGCGGGCGGCCGTGCGTACCGGCAGATCGTGACCCGGCTGCACCCGGGACGCGTCACCGCGCTCGGCGCGGCGGCGGTGGGCGTGGTTGCGGGCGTGGTCGCCTCCCAGTCGTGGCTCGCGTTCCAGGTGCTCATCCACCAGGTCCCGTTCGGCGTGCGGGATCCCGTACTGGGCATGGACGTCGCATTCTACGTGTTCACGCTGCCGGTGCTCCAGATGATCTACGCGTGGTTGTTCGGCTGGCTGCTGGTGGCGCTGGTCGTTGTCGCGATCGGATACTACCTCGACCTCGCTCCGCTGGCGATGCGAGGGGTCTGGGCGGTGCCGAAGGGGGTCCGCGGCCACCTCAGCGTGTTGCTGGGGCTGCTCGCGCTGCTCCAGGCCGGAGGGTTCTGGCTTCAGACCTACGGACTCCTCCTGGCGCAGCGCGGCGTGGTGTTCGGCGCGGGCTACACCGATGTGCACGCGACGCTGCCGGCGCTGCGCCTGCTGTCGGTGCTCTCGGCCGTGGTCGGCGTCCTGCTGCTCCTGTCCTCCCGGATGCGCACCTTCCGGCCCGCGGTGGTCGCGCTGGTGGTGCTCGCGGCCGCCTGGCTCGTCGGCGTCCAGTTCTACCCAGGCTTCGTCCAGCAGTTCAACGTTGCCCCCAACGAGCTGCGCCGCGAGACGCCGTACATTCAGAGCAGCATCGACGCCACGCTGCGGGCCTACGGCCTCGACAAGGCGCAGGAGAAGCAGTTCCCGGCGTCGGCGAACCTCGAGCCGGCCGCGGTGATCGCGAACCAGTCCGTTCTGGATAACGTGCGGCTCTGGGACGACCGCCCGCTGCTGCGCACGTATTCGCAGTTGCAGAGCCTGCGGCTGTACTACACGTTCACGAGCGTCGGCATCGATCGGTACCGCGTCGGCGGACGCGAGCAGCAGGTGATGCTCGCCGCGCGTGAGATGGACATCTCGCGGGTGCCGTCCGATGCGCGCACCTGGGTCAACGATCACCTGGTGTTTACGCACGGCTACGGGTTGGTCATGAACCCCGTCAACCGCATCTCCGCCGAGGGGCTGCCCGAATTCTACATCAAGGACATCCCGCCCCAGAGCGTCATCGGCCAGCGTGTCACGCGTCCGGAGCTGTACTACGGCCTCCTCGCGACGCCGTACGTCGTCGTGCACACGCGGACGAAGGAGCTCGACTATCCCCAGGGCGACCGGAACGCGTACGCGAGCTACGCCGGCAGCGGCGGCGTGCCGATCGGCGGGCCGCTCAGCCGCCTGGGGTTTACCTACCGGTTCGGCGCCCTGCCGCTCTCCCTGAGCGCGGACATCACGCCGGACAGTCGGATCATGTTCCATCGCGCGGTGCCGGAGCGCGTCGCGCACATCGCGCCGTTTCTGACGTTTGACCACGATCCGTACCTGGTGCTCGCGGGCGGGCGCTTGTTCTGGATCGTCGACGGCTATACGACCAGCGCCGCCTATCCGTACTCGCAGTCGGCGGGCGAGATCAACTACATTCGGAACTCGGTCAAGGCGGTCGTGGACGCCTACGACGGCACGACCCGCTTTTACGTGGCCGACCCAACGGATCCAATCATCCAAACCTACGCGCGTGTCTTCCCCGGTGTGTTTGTACCGCTGTCCACGATGCCGCGCACCCTGCTTGCGCATCTGCGGTACCCGGTGGACCTGTTCACGGTGCAGGCGCAGATCTTCGCCACGTTTCACATGCGGGATCCGCAGGTGTTCTACAATCGTGAGGATCTGTGGGCGGTGCCGAACGAGCTGTTTGCCGGCGCGGCGCAGCCGCTGACGCCGTACTACGTGAACTTGAAGCTCGATCGGTCCTCGGGCGACGAGTTCACGCTGATCCTGCCGTTTACGCCGTCCGGGAAGGACAACATGGTCGCCTGGATGGCGGCGCGGAGCGACCCGCCCAACTACGGCCACCTGCTCATCTACCGGTTCCCGAAGGACCGGACGGTGTTCGGTCCCATGCAGATCGAGGCGCGCGTCGACCAGGACCCGACGATCAGCAGCCAGCTGACGTTGTGGAATCAGCAGGGGTCGCAGGTGATTCGCGGCAACCTCCTCGTCGTTCCCATCGCGAACGCCCTGCTGTACATCGAGCCGCTGTACCTGCAGGCTTCGGGGAGCGCCCTGCCCGAGCTGAAGCGGGTCATCGTGGCCTATGGCACTCGGATCGCCATGGAGTCGACGCTCGACGAGGCGCTCGCGAGAATTTTCGGGGTCCCATCGGAGGAGTCGGCGTCCGCGGCGCCGCCGTCGGGCCCGTTGGGGTCCGGGCCGCCCGTCGGGGCAGCGGGCTCGAACGGCGCCGCCAGCGCCGCCCCCTCGACTGCGGGCGCGGCTGCCCGTCCCGCCGCGCCATCGGCGCCGGGGGCCGCCGCCGGTGCGGCCGCCCATCCCGGCGGGACACCGTCCCAAGGCGCCGCCTCCAGCGCAGCCACGCCTCCCGCCACGACACCGTCTCTGCCGGCCGCTCCCAGCGCGGCCACCCCTCCCGTCGCGACCCCGCCGCAGGGCGCCGTCTCCAGCGCGGCCACGCCGTCCGGCGGCGCCTCGAAGCGGGGGCCGACCGGTGGTCCGTCCGGGGTGGGGTCGCCCCGGGTCGCCGCCCCGGCTGCACCCTCCGGAGGAGCTTCCCAGCGCATCTTCACGGAGCGTGTCGCGGCACTCGTGGCGCAGGCCAACGTCCACTATGCACGAGCGCAGGAGGCGCTGCGCGCAGGGGACTATCCGACATACGGGCGTGAGATCGGAGCCTTGGGGCGCGTGCTCGACGAGCTCAGGCAGGTGACGGGCGCGCCGTAG
- a CDS encoding TMEM175 family protein, producing MRDPYPGSVVQDRERGGAADTGEGDTGRIEPFSDGVFAIAITLLVLELHVPQRAAGVPLAAARAGQWPSYLAFLTSFATIGIMWINHHRMFLVIQRSDHTPLVLNGLLLLAITAVPFPTGLVAAYLPDRDARTAVMVYCGTFTAIAVFFNGLWRYASSGHRLLDPSIDRRAASAITRAYAFGPPLYFARFASRWCPSPQPLR from the coding sequence ATGCGCGATCCGTATCCGGGTTCCGTCGTGCAGGACCGCGAGCGCGGCGGGGCGGCGGATACCGGCGAGGGGGACACCGGGCGCATCGAGCCGTTCAGCGACGGCGTGTTCGCGATCGCGATCACGCTGCTCGTGCTCGAGTTGCACGTCCCGCAGCGTGCTGCGGGCGTGCCGCTCGCAGCTGCCCGCGCCGGTCAGTGGCCGTCTTATCTGGCGTTTCTGACCAGTTTCGCCACGATCGGCATCATGTGGATCAACCACCACCGGATGTTCTTGGTGATCCAGCGGTCCGATCACACCCCGCTCGTGTTGAACGGGCTGCTGCTGCTGGCGATCACGGCCGTCCCGTTCCCGACCGGGTTGGTCGCAGCCTACCTCCCGGATCGGGACGCGCGGACCGCGGTGATGGTGTACTGTGGCACGTTCACCGCGATCGCGGTGTTCTTCAATGGTTTGTGGCGGTACGCGTCGTCTGGCCACCGGTTGTTGGATCCGAGCATCGACCGACGTGCTGCGTCGGCGATCACCCGGGCGTACGCGTTCGGCCCGCCGCTCTACTTCGCGCGTTTTGCCTCTCGGTGGTGTCCGTCGCCGCAGCCCTTGCGCTGA
- a CDS encoding molybdenum cofactor guanylyltransferase has protein sequence MTISGVILAGGQSRRMGRDKALLPVDGRVLVEVIAGRLREAALDPLLVVTNAPEGFAHLADAGFRTAGDALPSGHPLAGVYTGVLHANGPAFVCACDMPFLNPALIRYLAALADDADVVIPRHSRGYEPLHAVYTPACLAAMRRCVARQGPTTGFFDEVRVRAVEEDELRRLDPTLASFENINTPAEYAAALVRLRSP, from the coding sequence GTGACGATCTCCGGCGTGATCCTCGCCGGCGGACAGAGCCGCCGGATGGGCCGCGACAAGGCCTTGCTCCCGGTAGACGGACGGGTACTCGTGGAGGTGATCGCCGGCCGTCTCCGCGAGGCGGCGCTCGATCCGCTCCTCGTGGTGACGAACGCGCCGGAAGGCTTTGCGCATCTCGCGGACGCGGGGTTCCGGACGGCGGGAGATGCGCTCCCCTCCGGGCATCCCCTGGCCGGCGTCTACACTGGGGTGCTTCACGCGAACGGCCCGGCGTTCGTCTGCGCCTGCGATATGCCGTTTCTCAACCCGGCGCTGATCCGTTACCTGGCGGCGCTCGCGGACGACGCGGACGTGGTCATTCCGCGCCACAGCCGGGGCTACGAACCACTGCACGCGGTGTATACGCCGGCGTGCCTCGCGGCGATGCGCCGCTGCGTCGCGCGGCAGGGCCCCACCACTGGGTTTTTCGACGAAGTGCGCGTGCGGGCGGTCGAGGAAGACGAACTCCGGCGCCTCGACCCCACCCTCGCGTCGTTCGAGAACATCAACACCCCCGCGGAGTACGCCGCCGCGCTCGTCCGGCTCCGCTCGCCGTGA
- a CDS encoding ABC transporter substrate-binding protein yields MKIENVLADRQPRARLSRRELIRMAALGAAAAGGLGSVLGGPTGTRAAAMVGKRGGVWRMAIPGNPTAYPITIPGKLVDILVDKTIFSTLVKYQLHNGAIQVVPDLAQSWTTNATLTEYTFRLRSGVKWHDGQPFTADDVKFTMDATLNPKVNAGMAGVVSAIAQTTVVDPNTVKFTLKYPYASLPVMLGYNVAIVPKHLLENQDLNQPVQFIRNPVGTGPFKFKAFAQDSYLEVAANPDYYFGAPMLDGIVFKVIPDSNARLAQLKAREIDFSVIDPPQVPAVQGAAGIELRRAPQVNYYFFAINHDLPKFADVRVRQALTYAIDKAAIVKNVLKGDGRPATGPINPLLGAYYNPNVETYPYSLDKAQGLLAEAGWKKGADGTLANAKGEKFTLLFNGPKGYPVMEQVMTYAQQQYQKLGFDVTLDIVDWPVHLQKYHDHKYDLLMEWWITPPDADLYDHYYSRSSDNWWGYKNAALDQMLIKARSEPDQQKRIAMYHEIQAVIAKDVPLVYLYYPPELQALSSRTQGLPLIGYRDALSWASLIWLA; encoded by the coding sequence ATGAAGATCGAGAACGTGCTCGCTGATCGTCAGCCCCGCGCGCGTCTGTCGCGCCGTGAGCTGATTCGAATGGCCGCGCTCGGTGCCGCCGCGGCCGGAGGGCTGGGCTCGGTGCTCGGGGGGCCGACCGGGACGCGGGCGGCGGCGATGGTCGGCAAGCGCGGGGGCGTGTGGCGGATGGCGATCCCCGGGAATCCGACTGCGTACCCGATCACGATTCCCGGCAAGCTCGTGGACATTCTGGTCGACAAGACGATCTTCAGCACGCTCGTGAAGTACCAGTTGCACAATGGCGCCATTCAAGTCGTCCCCGATCTCGCGCAGTCGTGGACGACCAACGCCACGTTGACCGAGTACACGTTCCGGTTGCGTTCCGGCGTGAAGTGGCACGACGGCCAGCCGTTCACGGCGGACGACGTGAAGTTCACGATGGACGCGACGCTCAATCCCAAGGTCAACGCGGGAATGGCCGGCGTGGTGTCGGCGATCGCGCAGACGACGGTCGTCGACCCCAACACCGTCAAGTTTACGCTCAAGTACCCGTATGCATCGCTACCGGTGATGCTGGGCTACAACGTCGCGATCGTCCCGAAGCATCTGCTGGAGAACCAGGACCTGAACCAACCGGTGCAGTTCATCCGGAACCCCGTGGGGACCGGGCCGTTCAAGTTCAAGGCGTTCGCGCAGGACAGCTACCTCGAGGTCGCGGCCAACCCCGACTACTACTTCGGCGCCCCGATGCTCGACGGGATCGTGTTCAAGGTGATCCCCGACAGCAACGCCCGCCTGGCGCAGCTGAAGGCCCGCGAGATCGATTTTTCGGTGATCGATCCGCCGCAGGTCCCGGCGGTCCAGGGCGCGGCGGGCATCGAACTCCGCCGTGCCCCTCAGGTCAACTACTACTTCTTCGCGATCAACCACGACTTGCCGAAGTTCGCGGACGTGCGCGTCCGGCAGGCGCTGACGTACGCGATCGACAAGGCCGCGATCGTGAAGAACGTCCTGAAGGGTGACGGGCGTCCGGCGACGGGCCCGATCAACCCGCTCCTCGGCGCGTATTACAATCCGAACGTCGAGACGTACCCGTACAGCCTGGACAAGGCGCAGGGACTGCTCGCCGAGGCCGGGTGGAAGAAGGGGGCCGACGGGACCCTCGCCAACGCGAAGGGCGAGAAGTTCACGCTGCTGTTCAACGGGCCGAAGGGCTACCCGGTGATGGAGCAGGTGATGACGTACGCCCAGCAACAGTACCAGAAGCTGGGGTTCGACGTCACGCTCGACATCGTGGACTGGCCGGTGCATCTGCAGAAGTACCATGACCACAAGTACGACCTGTTGATGGAGTGGTGGATCACTCCGCCCGACGCCGATCTGTACGATCACTATTACAGCCGATCCTCGGACAACTGGTGGGGATATAAGAACGCGGCGCTCGACCAGATGCTGATCAAGGCGCGCAGCGAGCCCGATCAGCAGAAGCGGATCGCCATGTATCACGAGATCCAGGCCGTGATCGCGAAGGACGTGCCGCTGGTGTACCTGTACTACCCGCCGGAACTCCAGGCGCTCAGCTCGCGCACGCAAGGACTGCCGTTGATCGGATATCGGGACGCCCTCTCGTGGGCGTCGCTGATTTGGCTCGCGTGA
- a CDS encoding ABC transporter permease has product MTGYLVRRLFQAIGLLWIVSVVTFVLIHAAPGGPAMLQNPDLSRDQIAQFRANLGLDDPLPVQYTRWLRGVLHGDFGRSYNTVESVPRLLATRIPNTLALTGLGLGLSLAIAIPLGVACATHRNTPFDRVIAGVAFLGISTPVFWLGIVLIVVFSVQLKVLPVGGMYEIGAPFSVGDRIRHLLMPVFVLVIANLAEITRYTRSAMIGALGEDYVRTAHAKGLSGRVVLFRHALRNALIPVITIVGVYLPRAVSATAITETVFSWPGIGQLAVQSAATRDYPVVLGATLAVAVVALGSSLLTDLAYGYVDPRIRLG; this is encoded by the coding sequence ATGACCGGCTACCTTGTGCGCCGCCTGTTCCAGGCGATCGGGCTCCTGTGGATCGTGAGTGTCGTCACGTTCGTGCTCATCCACGCGGCGCCCGGGGGACCCGCCATGCTCCAAAACCCCGATCTCAGCCGGGACCAGATCGCGCAGTTCCGCGCGAACCTCGGGCTGGATGACCCGCTGCCCGTGCAGTACACGCGCTGGCTTCGAGGCGTCCTGCACGGGGACTTCGGACGAAGCTACAACACCGTCGAGTCGGTCCCGCGCCTCCTCGCCACGCGCATTCCGAACACCTTGGCGCTGACCGGGCTCGGACTCGGGCTCTCGCTCGCCATCGCGATCCCCCTCGGCGTCGCCTGCGCGACCCACCGCAACACACCGTTCGACCGGGTCATCGCCGGGGTCGCCTTTCTCGGCATCTCCACGCCCGTGTTCTGGCTCGGGATCGTCCTGATCGTGGTGTTCTCGGTCCAGCTCAAGGTGTTGCCGGTGGGCGGGATGTACGAGATCGGCGCGCCGTTCTCCGTCGGGGATCGCATCCGGCACCTGCTGATGCCGGTGTTCGTGCTGGTGATCGCCAACCTCGCGGAGATCACCCGCTACACTCGGTCGGCGATGATCGGCGCGCTCGGCGAAGACTACGTCCGCACGGCCCACGCGAAGGGGTTGTCCGGGCGGGTCGTGCTGTTCCGTCACGCGCTGCGCAACGCGCTCATCCCCGTGATCACGATTGTCGGCGTGTACCTCCCGCGCGCCGTGAGCGCCACGGCGATCACGGAGACCGTGTTCTCGTGGCCCGGCATCGGGCAGCTCGCGGTCCAATCGGCCGCGACCCGTGACTACCCGGTCGTGTTGGGCGCGACGCTCGCCGTCGCCGTGGTCGCGCTCGGGAGCAGCCTGCTCACCGACCTCGCCTACGGGTACGTCGATCCGAGGATCCGGCTGGGGTAG
- a CDS encoding ABC transporter permease — MAVTVSVRERNADGKGSGRPRGRAGWRRFRANGVAVVSAVFLLLMYAVAATGPAISPYSPNAVDIANTNAPPSPAHWLGTDESGRDVLARVIAGARTSMTVGLIAMVLAIAIGALVGSLAGYLGGWVDTVLMRFTDGMLAIPYFFLVLIVVAVFGSRFWNIVGSIGLISWMVVARIVRGEVLRYRGLDFVLAAQGLGATSARILGRHIIPQTVPSLIVAATFGVANAILLESALSYLGLGIQPPQASWGNMLSNAQAYVWENPLLPIYPGLLIVCTVLAYNFLGDALRDALDPRYRESDV, encoded by the coding sequence ATGGCGGTTACGGTATCCGTGCGTGAGCGCAACGCCGACGGGAAGGGATCCGGGAGGCCGCGAGGGCGGGCCGGATGGCGCCGCTTTCGCGCGAACGGCGTGGCGGTGGTCTCGGCCGTGTTCCTCCTCTTGATGTACGCGGTCGCGGCCACCGGCCCGGCGATCAGCCCGTACAGCCCGAACGCGGTGGACATCGCGAACACCAACGCGCCCCCATCGCCCGCGCACTGGCTCGGCACCGACGAGAGCGGGCGGGACGTCCTCGCGCGGGTGATCGCCGGTGCCCGTACCAGCATGACCGTGGGACTGATCGCGATGGTGCTCGCGATTGCGATCGGCGCTCTGGTGGGGAGTCTCGCGGGATACCTCGGCGGGTGGGTCGACACCGTCCTGATGCGGTTTACCGACGGGATGCTCGCGATCCCGTACTTCTTCCTGGTGCTCATCGTCGTCGCGGTGTTCGGATCGAGGTTTTGGAACATCGTCGGCTCGATCGGTCTCATCAGCTGGATGGTCGTCGCTCGGATCGTGCGCGGGGAAGTCCTGCGCTATCGCGGGCTGGATTTCGTCCTCGCCGCCCAGGGGTTGGGGGCAACCTCGGCGCGGATCCTCGGGCGCCACATCATTCCCCAAACGGTGCCCTCGCTCATCGTGGCCGCCACGTTCGGGGTGGCAAACGCCATCCTGCTCGAGTCCGCGCTCAGCTACCTCGGCCTCGGCATCCAGCCGCCCCAGGCGAGCTGGGGAAACATGTTGAGCAACGCGCAGGCGTACGTGTGGGAGAACCCGCTGTTGCCGATCTACCCCGGGCTCCTGATTGTGTGCACCGTCCTGGCCTACAATTTCCTCGGCGACGCGCTGCGGGACGCGCTGGATCCTCGGTACCGGGAAAGCGACGTCTAG
- a CDS encoding CapA family protein, with protein sequence MNTTGSGTVSLVGDVMIERPFARSGRGNAPGFQAAIAAMREADLVIANLEMPLSRRGSKVPKHSNLRSDPDVMHDVQAMGVQAVTLANNHVCDYGPDGLHDTVAACREAGIACCGAGADLDEALAPARLRAGGAEVALLSVACTLPVESAARPGKPGIAPIDVGFSFETDVNLMVEQPGTMPIVHTWTSAKDQQRVCDRIAALRVDGRTVIVGIHWGVPEHWLSPVSGRLAEYQRPLGHALIDAGADIVFGHHSHSLHPIEVYRGRPIFYSAGNFLFEDPRAFMAPESVIVQAAVGPRLGVWLIPAVVDAQGFPQLATGGEARRVVDWLRELSRGFGTALEIEGDRARLILD encoded by the coding sequence ATGAACACCACGGGGTCGGGGACCGTCAGTCTCGTCGGCGACGTGATGATCGAGCGTCCGTTCGCGCGGAGCGGGCGCGGGAACGCGCCCGGGTTTCAGGCGGCGATCGCCGCGATGCGCGAGGCCGATCTAGTCATTGCCAACCTCGAGATGCCGCTGTCGCGACGGGGATCGAAGGTGCCGAAGCACAGCAACCTGCGATCCGATCCGGACGTAATGCACGACGTGCAGGCGATGGGCGTGCAGGCCGTGACGCTCGCCAACAATCACGTGTGCGACTACGGCCCCGACGGCCTGCACGATACGGTTGCGGCCTGCCGCGAGGCCGGGATCGCCTGCTGCGGCGCGGGCGCGGATCTGGACGAGGCGCTGGCGCCGGCGCGGCTGCGGGCCGGCGGAGCGGAGGTGGCGCTCCTCAGCGTCGCGTGCACGTTGCCGGTGGAGTCCGCGGCGCGCCCCGGGAAACCGGGGATCGCGCCGATCGACGTGGGGTTCTCCTTCGAGACCGACGTCAACCTGATGGTCGAGCAGCCCGGCACGATGCCGATCGTACACACGTGGACGTCGGCGAAGGACCAACAACGCGTCTGCGACCGGATCGCCGCGCTGCGCGTCGACGGGCGGACCGTGATCGTCGGCATCCACTGGGGCGTGCCCGAACACTGGTTGTCCCCGGTGTCGGGCCGCCTCGCCGAATACCAGCGGCCGCTCGGCCACGCGCTCATCGATGCCGGCGCCGACATCGTCTTCGGGCACCACTCGCACTCGCTGCACCCGATCGAAGTCTACCGCGGTCGGCCGATCTTCTACAGCGCCGGGAACTTCTTGTTCGAGGATCCGCGGGCGTTTATGGCGCCGGAGTCGGTCATCGTCCAGGCGGCGGTTGGGCCGCGCCTCGGGGTCTGGCTCATCCCGGCGGTGGTGGACGCGCAGGGTTTTCCGCAGCTCGCAACGGGCGGCGAGGCCCGTCGCGTGGTGGACTGGCTCCGGGAGTTGTCACGGGGGTTCGGCACCGCGCTCGAGATCGAGGGCGATCGGGCCCGTCTCATTCTTGACTAG